The following coding sequences are from one Triticum aestivum cultivar Chinese Spring chromosome 5A, IWGSC CS RefSeq v2.1, whole genome shotgun sequence window:
- the LOC123107135 gene encoding cytochrome P450 76M5 — protein sequence MEPTPLSVCISLLCIALLCLLWHKSTKPPAGAPAPPRPPGPTPFPVIGNIPDLVRGGELHRALARLSVSYGPVMSMRLGMASLVVLSSPATAHEALHKKEGAVSSRWVPDSASVMGHSGISMVWLPSSSPLWKHLRTVASTLLFTSRRLGASRAIQERKARELVDHLHASSGRPVRVALPVFSAVLNMLSSVLFSEDVVELGSVTGQEFMELIADSVAETAKPNISDFFPFLSSLDLSRRRRAVAANLSRFYQFFDAVIDRRLNSAEKPGDLLESLLELPAKSQLERPVIRALLTDLFIAGSHTTTTTVEWAMAELLRNPTKMAKARAELREAFGSGNAEEGDLANLPYLQAVMKETMRLHPPAPLLLPHEVSETGVTLGGCSVPKGARVLINVWAIGRDPEVWAEPEVFMPERFLDREVDFRGRALEFIPFGSGRRACPGMPLAVTVVPMVLASLLHEFEWRLPDGMAPGDVDLSDRFGAALELAVPLRAVPVWTKGAEDLSFSS from the exons ATGGAGCCCACACCCTTGTCAGTGTGCATCTCGCTGCTCTGTATCGCGCTGCTGTGCCTCCTATGGCACAAGTCAACGAAGCCCCCCGCCGGTGCGCCTGCACCGCCACGGCCGCCGGGCCCAACGCCGTTCCCAGTCATAGGCAACATCCCGGACCTGGTCCGCGGCGGCGAGCTACACCGCGCGCTCGCTCGCCTGTCGGTGTCCTACGGCCCCGTCATGTCGATGAGGCTCGGCATGGCGAGCCTCGtcgtgctgtcgtccccggctACGGCGCACGAGGCGCTCCACAAGAAGGAGGGTGCCGTCTCCTCCCGGTGGGTCCCCGACAGCGCCAGCGTCATGGGCCACAGCGGCATCTCCATGGTGTGGCTCCCGAGCTCCAGCCCGCTGTGGAAGCACCTGCGCACCGTGGCGAGCACCCTGCTCTTCACGTCCCGGCGGCTCGGCGCCAGTCGCGCCATCCAGGAGCGCAAGGCCCGGGAGCTCGTTGACCACTTACACGCGAGCTCCGGCCGCCCGGTGCGCGTCGCGCTCCCCGTGTTCAGCGCCGTGCTCAACATGCTCTCCAGCGTTCTGTTCTCGGAGGACGTCGTCGAGCTGGGGTCGGTGACCGGGCAGGAGTTCATGGAGCTCATCGCAGACTCTGTTGCGGAGACGGCCAAGCCGAACATCTCCGACTTCTTCCCATTCCTCAGCTCGCTAGatctcagccgccgccgccgcgcggtcGCCGCGAATCTCAGCAGATTCTACCAGTTCTTCGACGCTGTCATAGACCGTCGGTTGAACAGTGCCGAGAAGCCCGGCGACCTGCTGGAGTCGCTGCTCGAGCTCCCCGCCAAGTCCCAGCTCGAGCGGCCGGTGATCCGAGCTCTCCTAACG GATCTGTTCATCGCTGGGAGCCACACGACGACGACCACGGTGGAGTGGGCGATGGCGGAGCTGCTCCGCAACCCGACCAAAatggcgaaggcgcgcgccgagcTAAGGGAAGCGTTCGGATCCGGCAACGCAGAGGAAGGTGACCTCGCCAACCTCCCGTATCTGCAGGCCGTGATGAAGGAGACGATGCGGCTGCATCCCCcagcgccgctgctgctgccgcacgAGGTGTCGGAGACCGGCGTGACACTCGGCGGCTGCTCGGTGCCGAAGGGCGCCCGTGTTCTAATCAACGTGTGGGCCATCGGAAGGGACCCCGAGGTGTGGGCTGAGCCGGAGGTGTTCATGCCGGAGAGGTTCTTGGACAGGGAGGTGGACTTCCGGGGGAGGGCGTTGGAGTTCATACCGTTCGGATCGGGGCGGAGGGCGTGCCCCGGGATGCCGCTGGCCGTGACGGTCGTGCCGATGGTGTTGGCATCGCTGCTCCACGAGTTCGAATGGAGGCTGCCGGATGGGATGGCGCCCGGTGATGTGGATCTCAGCGACCGGTTTGGCGCCGCGCTAGAGCTCGCCGTTCCTCTGAGGGCCGTGCCGGTTTGGACGAAAGGCGCGGAggatttgagtttttcttcgtga